In one window of Paraburkholderia phymatum STM815 DNA:
- the groL gene encoding chaperonin GroEL (60 kDa chaperone family; promotes refolding of misfolded polypeptides especially under stressful conditions; forms two stacked rings of heptamers to form a barrel-shaped 14mer; ends can be capped by GroES; misfolded proteins enter the barrel where they are refolded when GroES binds) — translation MSHKTLVFHQDARQLLLNGVNALAEAVKVTLGPGGRNVIVERVPGAPLVANSGVVVAGSVDLSDPYEEMGAQLLREVATRTSEIAGDGTTTATTLAQAIVVEGNKCVTAGHDPMALKRAIEDAGKQVVAELHRLARPCSTVDEMRQIATISASGDASIGTLVADAVARVGKEGAISVEDGSKLDDELETVDGSLLDRGLVSPLFLGEDQRNVVLEEPRVLLCDMNISSIPQLLPMLEAVMGTGKPLFVIANEIEGEALATLVVNHLRGTFKSCAIRSPGFGESRTEQLGDLAALTGATVISAQAGRTLENATVEDLGAARRIEVTRDTTTIVAGSGDHARVADRIAGLKKRIDASADGYERENLTRRLAKLSGGVAVIRVGAATETALRERKNRFEDALHSTRAAVEEGFVPGGGVALLRARRVLEHDGQTQAQTLGARIVYEALAAPLRQIAQNAGADAQAVVHAVAEASDAFGYDAAHGDYGDMIERGIVDPVKVARTALQNAVSVASLLLTTDCMIVHPAKDRTGSAGRGDWSREFA, via the coding sequence GTGTCACACAAGACGCTTGTATTTCATCAGGATGCGCGGCAATTGCTGCTCAACGGCGTGAACGCGCTCGCTGAAGCCGTCAAGGTCACGCTCGGCCCAGGCGGCCGCAATGTGATCGTCGAGCGCGTTCCAGGTGCGCCGCTCGTCGCAAACTCCGGTGTGGTGGTCGCGGGATCCGTCGACCTGTCCGATCCGTACGAGGAAATGGGCGCGCAGTTGCTACGCGAGGTCGCAACCCGCACGAGCGAAATCGCGGGGGACGGCACGACGACAGCCACGACACTCGCACAGGCGATCGTCGTCGAAGGCAACAAATGCGTAACCGCGGGGCACGATCCGATGGCGCTCAAGCGTGCCATCGAAGACGCGGGCAAACAGGTCGTCGCGGAGCTCCACAGGCTCGCACGACCCTGTTCGACCGTCGACGAAATGCGGCAGATCGCGACGATTTCCGCGAGCGGCGACGCGAGCATCGGCACGCTGGTGGCCGACGCAGTGGCGCGCGTCGGCAAGGAAGGCGCGATCAGCGTCGAGGACGGCTCCAAACTCGACGACGAACTCGAGACGGTCGACGGGTCCCTGCTGGACCGGGGTCTCGTCTCGCCGCTCTTTCTCGGCGAAGATCAACGCAACGTCGTGCTCGAAGAGCCGCGCGTGTTGCTGTGCGATATGAACATCTCGTCCATCCCACAGCTTCTGCCCATGCTGGAGGCGGTCATGGGAACGGGCAAGCCGCTGTTCGTCATTGCCAACGAGATCGAAGGCGAAGCGCTCGCGACGCTCGTCGTCAATCATCTGCGCGGCACGTTCAAATCCTGTGCGATCCGCTCGCCGGGCTTCGGCGAAAGCCGCACCGAGCAACTGGGCGATCTCGCCGCGCTGACGGGGGCTACCGTCATCTCGGCGCAGGCGGGACGCACGCTCGAGAACGCCACCGTCGAGGACCTCGGTGCTGCGCGGCGCATCGAAGTGACACGCGACACGACGACCATCGTCGCAGGCAGCGGCGATCATGCGCGCGTCGCGGACCGCATAGCCGGGCTGAAGAAGCGCATTGACGCAAGCGCGGATGGATATGAGCGCGAGAATCTCACCCGGCGCCTCGCGAAGCTTTCGGGCGGTGTTGCCGTAATCCGCGTCGGTGCCGCAACGGAAACCGCGCTGCGCGAGCGGAAGAACCGCTTCGAAGACGCGCTGCATTCGACGCGCGCCGCCGTCGAAGAAGGCTTCGTGCCGGGCGGCGGCGTCGCGCTGCTGCGCGCGCGCCGGGTGCTCGAACACGACGGACAGACGCAGGCGCAGACACTCGGCGCACGGATCGTGTATGAAGCGCTTGCCGCGCCGCTGCGGCAAATCGCGCAAAACGCGGGGGCGGATGCGCAGGCCGTCGTGCACGCCGTCGCTGAGGCGAGCGATGCGTTCGGCTACGATGCCGCCCACGGCGACTATGGCGATATGATCGAGCGAGGCATCGTCGATCCCGTGAAGGTGGCGCGCACCGCTCTGCAGAACGCCGTGTCGGTCGCCTCGCTCCTGCTGACCACCGACTGCATGATCGTGCATCCGGCGAAGGATCGCACGGGTAGTGCAGGTCGCGGCGACTGGAGCCGCGAATTCGCATAA
- the phaZ gene encoding polyhydroxyalkanoate depolymerase, whose protein sequence is MWYAFIDGQRRLARTIASQIQCGEVWSTATAASATGPGVAVSAFRHWLLRSTCAYRHAPSFGIRVVAHSGNGIDITETVVDSVPTGTLRKFTRTGTARQDHTWPVMLCAPLAGHHAVMLRETVETLLEERDVFVSDWADARDVPNEAGPLSLDDYVLALERFMDSASACGPPIHVVAVCQATVPALAAAALLASVRTVPFASLSLIGGPIDTRISPTVIDRFAASHTLTWFREHVIDVVPPPYRGAGRRVYPGFIQHGALLSAHPERHVRLESAYWSNWLAGDMRAAGEALRSLNEYAAVLDMAERYFLDILRIVFQEHLLPRNTWWVQGRRVEPKALCRTPLCTVEGELDDITGAGQTHCAHTLCGASSSPRDGQITVPACNHYDLFTGPRWRDVVHPALCSFWRDVEDAASSMPVRQDKDRPTRRRRHA, encoded by the coding sequence ATGTGGTACGCATTCATCGATGGACAGCGGCGCCTCGCTCGCACGATTGCTAGCCAGATACAGTGCGGCGAAGTCTGGAGTACGGCGACGGCAGCATCCGCGACGGGTCCGGGTGTCGCGGTGAGTGCGTTCCGTCACTGGCTCCTCAGGTCGACATGCGCATACCGGCACGCACCGTCATTTGGAATTCGCGTCGTGGCGCACAGCGGAAACGGGATCGACATTACAGAAACCGTTGTCGATTCCGTGCCGACGGGCACGCTGCGCAAGTTCACGCGGACGGGCACTGCGCGTCAGGATCACACATGGCCCGTCATGCTTTGCGCACCGCTCGCGGGGCATCACGCCGTCATGTTGCGCGAAACCGTCGAGACGCTGCTCGAAGAGCGCGACGTGTTCGTATCGGATTGGGCCGACGCACGCGATGTGCCAAACGAAGCCGGTCCTCTGTCGCTCGACGACTATGTGCTTGCACTGGAACGCTTCATGGATTCGGCCAGTGCATGCGGACCCCCGATACATGTCGTCGCCGTATGCCAGGCCACCGTACCCGCACTCGCCGCCGCAGCGTTGCTCGCAAGCGTGCGCACAGTGCCCTTCGCCAGCCTCTCGCTGATCGGAGGGCCCATCGATACCCGGATCAGTCCAACCGTGATCGACCGCTTCGCCGCATCGCACACGCTCACATGGTTTCGCGAACATGTGATCGACGTCGTTCCCCCGCCGTATCGCGGCGCAGGAAGGCGCGTCTATCCCGGATTCATCCAGCACGGCGCCCTCCTCTCGGCGCATCCGGAGCGGCACGTCCGCCTCGAATCCGCGTACTGGTCGAACTGGCTGGCAGGCGACATGCGCGCCGCCGGCGAGGCGCTGCGGTCACTGAACGAGTACGCAGCCGTACTCGACATGGCGGAACGCTATTTCCTCGACATCCTTCGCATCGTTTTCCAGGAGCATTTGCTGCCGCGCAATACCTGGTGGGTTCAGGGCCGGCGCGTCGAACCGAAAGCGCTCTGCCGCACACCGCTGTGCACCGTGGAAGGCGAACTCGACGACATCACAGGCGCAGGCCAGACGCACTGCGCACACACATTGTGCGGCGCTTCCTCTTCGCCGCGCGACGGGCAGATCACTGTTCCTGCGTGCAATCACTATGACCTCTTCACCGGACCGCGCTGGCGCGATGTCGTCCATCCGGCGCTGTGCAGCTTCTGGCGGGACGTCGAGGACGCGGCGTCGAGCATGCCCGTCAGGCAGGATAAAGACAGGCCGACCCGTCGCAGGAGGCACGCGTGA
- a CDS encoding bifunctional aminoglycoside phosphotransferase/ATP-binding protein, protein MTLPFRRRPRKRRTRSTNVSTRHGANRIRAAQREVRGVDSAMQRARIYRHPAGSIVRIETHISIVYLAGRFAYKIIKPVAPGFADFTAADTRRHCCEAQVRLNRPLARGLYLGVLPIRRRGRSLMLESKGHTVEYAVKMRRFDESGLFSSLARRGALSPRDIDRATQRLAAWHVHAPRDAPLARYGGAALLRAQVDAVNASLQARCNAPALRDIGAWCAQQLAQLADAIDRRRVDGFVRACHGDLHLDNVMRWRGEVSMFDCIDFDDALRWIDMANDIAFLVMDLRARAGTRLSNRLLNGWLEATGDYAALELMPLYVVYRALVRALVAFLYSKSASHTKAAAAARDAARYLEIAAGETRKPPPVLLLCHGFSGSGKSVASRALAELSGAICLSSDVERKRLASTPAAHARLDGAHYTREARHAVYGHLLRLASSVVQAGYSVIVDATFLEHAHRRDFFTLAERLRVEARVLDFHAAPHILAERVVTRQRDRRDASDADTSTLSLQLNTAEPLTSDEMARTLAFDTIVPVEAFDGPDFWKRVLDLMSSPVAEPAPDICRIRCKSENSRYAAEQDSRPTR, encoded by the coding sequence GTGACCCTACCGTTCAGACGCAGGCCGAGGAAGCGGCGCACCCGTTCGACGAACGTCAGCACACGGCATGGCGCGAACCGCATTCGAGCCGCGCAACGCGAGGTTCGCGGAGTCGACTCGGCGATGCAGCGAGCGCGCATCTATCGCCACCCCGCTGGTTCGATCGTCAGAATAGAAACGCATATCTCGATCGTCTATCTCGCGGGCCGCTTCGCTTACAAGATCATCAAGCCTGTCGCTCCGGGATTCGCGGATTTCACGGCGGCCGACACGCGGCGGCACTGCTGCGAAGCCCAGGTACGTCTGAACAGACCGCTTGCGCGGGGGCTTTATCTCGGCGTGCTTCCGATCAGGCGCCGCGGACGTTCGCTCATGCTCGAATCGAAGGGCCATACGGTCGAATACGCGGTCAAGATGCGTCGCTTCGACGAATCCGGCCTCTTTTCCAGTCTCGCCCGACGGGGAGCGCTGTCGCCGCGCGATATCGACCGTGCGACACAAAGACTTGCTGCCTGGCACGTACACGCGCCGCGAGACGCGCCTCTCGCACGGTACGGCGGCGCCGCATTGCTCAGAGCACAGGTCGACGCCGTCAATGCATCCCTTCAGGCGAGGTGCAATGCGCCGGCTCTGCGTGATATCGGCGCCTGGTGCGCCCAGCAGCTCGCGCAGCTCGCGGACGCAATAGACAGGCGCCGTGTCGACGGCTTCGTACGTGCCTGTCATGGCGACCTGCACCTCGACAACGTGATGCGCTGGCGCGGCGAGGTATCGATGTTCGACTGCATAGACTTCGACGACGCGCTGCGCTGGATCGATATGGCCAACGACATCGCGTTCCTCGTCATGGATCTGAGGGCGCGGGCAGGAACCCGCCTGTCGAACCGGCTGCTGAACGGGTGGCTCGAGGCAACGGGCGACTACGCCGCACTCGAGCTGATGCCGCTCTATGTCGTGTATCGCGCGCTGGTTCGAGCGCTCGTGGCCTTTTTGTACAGTAAAAGCGCCTCGCACACGAAAGCCGCCGCAGCAGCGCGCGACGCCGCACGCTACCTGGAGATTGCCGCGGGCGAGACGCGAAAGCCGCCGCCCGTCCTGCTGCTGTGTCATGGCTTTTCGGGATCGGGAAAATCCGTCGCCAGCCGCGCGCTGGCCGAGCTGAGCGGCGCGATATGTTTGTCCAGCGACGTCGAACGTAAGCGCCTGGCGTCCACTCCCGCGGCACATGCCCGGCTCGACGGGGCGCACTATACGCGGGAGGCGCGACATGCCGTCTACGGCCACTTGCTTCGCCTCGCCTCTTCGGTTGTACAGGCTGGCTACAGTGTCATCGTGGACGCGACGTTCCTTGAGCACGCCCATCGCCGCGACTTTTTCACGCTGGCGGAACGCCTTCGCGTAGAGGCTCGCGTGCTGGATTTTCACGCCGCTCCTCACATCCTGGCGGAGCGCGTCGTCACACGTCAACGCGACCGTCGCGACGCCTCCGACGCCGACACGTCCACGCTGTCACTGCAACTCAACACGGCCGAGCCGCTGACATCCGACGAAATGGCGCGGACCCTCGCCTTCGATACCATCGTTCCCGTCGAGGCCTTCGACGGCCCAGACTTCTGGAAACGGGTACTTGATCTGATGTCTTCGCCTGTCGCCGAACCCGCGCCCGATATCTGCCGCATCAGGTGCAAAAGCGAAAATAGCCGCTATGCAGCAGAACAGGATTCCCGCCCAACTCGTTGA
- a CDS encoding DUF1488 family protein: protein MQISFPSCRPDYCARDLVLTFPALVDHQPVQCAITAEALEDHFGARSLREEDLCDAFTEHRPDIEVAARRMLNELGGNPVLLHSGYFRFCT, encoded by the coding sequence ATGCAAATATCGTTTCCTTCCTGTCGGCCTGACTATTGCGCGCGAGACCTCGTGTTGACGTTTCCGGCGCTCGTCGATCACCAGCCCGTGCAATGCGCGATCACGGCAGAAGCGCTCGAAGACCATTTCGGTGCGCGCTCGCTGCGAGAAGAAGACCTGTGCGACGCGTTCACTGAACATCGTCCGGACATCGAGGTTGCCGCCCGGCGGATGCTCAACGAGTTGGGCGGGAATCCTGTTCTGCTGCATAGCGGCTATTTTCGCTTTTGCACCTGA
- a CDS encoding universal stress protein, with amino-acid sequence MYKQILIALDGSKTSERVLNEAVKMARLTGGKIQAVYVVDKTPLFSYAGYYDPIALVDALRKDGRITLEKAEAACRQAGVACDAEMVETERLNEDVATTLQHCAERLGADLVILGTHGRRGVRRIVLGSVAERFVRFAQCPVLLVRGTEPEQAEQR; translated from the coding sequence ATGTACAAGCAGATTCTGATTGCACTGGACGGTAGCAAGACGTCGGAGCGGGTGCTGAATGAGGCAGTGAAGATGGCGCGCCTCACGGGCGGGAAAATTCAGGCCGTGTACGTGGTCGACAAGACGCCCCTGTTCAGTTACGCAGGGTACTACGATCCCATCGCGCTCGTCGATGCACTGCGTAAAGATGGCCGTATCACGCTGGAGAAGGCGGAAGCGGCCTGCCGGCAGGCAGGGGTCGCTTGCGATGCCGAAATGGTCGAGACGGAACGGCTGAACGAGGACGTCGCCACCACGCTGCAACATTGCGCCGAACGCCTCGGTGCGGATCTTGTGATCCTGGGTACACACGGCCGGCGAGGCGTGCGCCGCATCGTGCTAGGCAGCGTGGCCGAGCGCTTTGTCCGGTTCGCGCAGTGTCCTGTGCTGCTGGTGCGTGGCACCGAGCCGGAGCAGGCAGAGCAGCGCTAA
- a CDS encoding potassium channel family protein — MANSLGFFTIGGVDSHDNPRAVRAWHHIRWFLCAWSLLAIPAFYGELTAANDAALFAARALYLCMFAGFACAMLRLLYLSKKRRTLLSHNRLDVLIAAGAALSAAWGAPPWQTAEWVLRLLFVGLVAVRIVLSLHEFFTPNRIVGLLAAGAAVLALAGGGFMWLEPRVHSYADGLWLAFESSATVGYGDIAPTTPASRVFAVFVVLLGYGMLSLVFASIAAAFIGQEERALRREMHRDIKHLNDEIARLHGELHALRDTLANAAGAAGQAPRQGQREQG; from the coding sequence ATGGCCAATAGCCTCGGCTTCTTCACAATCGGTGGCGTGGACTCGCACGACAATCCGCGGGCGGTTCGTGCATGGCATCACATCCGCTGGTTTCTGTGCGCATGGAGTCTGCTCGCTATCCCGGCGTTCTATGGCGAACTCACGGCGGCTAACGATGCGGCGCTTTTCGCTGCACGCGCCCTGTACCTGTGCATGTTCGCGGGCTTCGCTTGCGCAATGCTTCGTTTGCTGTATCTCAGCAAGAAGCGCAGGACGCTGCTTTCGCACAATCGCCTAGATGTTCTGATCGCCGCTGGCGCGGCGTTGAGTGCGGCCTGGGGCGCGCCGCCGTGGCAAACGGCCGAATGGGTGCTGCGGTTACTGTTCGTGGGTCTCGTCGCGGTGCGCATCGTGCTGTCCCTGCACGAGTTCTTCACGCCGAACCGGATCGTCGGGTTGCTGGCGGCGGGCGCTGCCGTCCTCGCATTGGCGGGCGGCGGCTTCATGTGGCTCGAGCCCAGAGTGCACTCCTACGCCGACGGCTTGTGGCTCGCGTTCGAGAGCAGCGCAACGGTCGGGTATGGCGATATCGCACCGACTACACCCGCCTCGCGCGTGTTCGCCGTATTCGTCGTCCTGCTTGGGTACGGCATGCTGTCGCTGGTCTTTGCCAGTATCGCGGCGGCTTTCATCGGACAAGAGGAGCGGGCGCTGCGGCGCGAGATGCATCGGGACATCAAGCATCTAAACGATGAAATCGCCCGGCTGCACGGTGAGCTTCATGCGCTGCGGGACACGCTGGCAAACGCGGCTGGCGCAGCTGGCCAGGCACCCCGCCAAGGCCAGCGCGAGCAGGGGTAA
- a CDS encoding F0F1 ATP synthase subunit gamma: protein MTRRLSEIEGRMATAHQLDAVIGAMRGIAAAREREAQARLAGIRSVAATVGEAIGRVLAATEHQGSRESPPERYLAPVLIVLCTEQGFVGAFNERLLECVESWPSHGTATLFVVGTRGAALADERGLVYDWSVPMASHAGDVMRVAGRISDAVFARFDAHPASAIWLIHALAKEGAQVAVVTRRLVPFDFDRFKSGPRLRLPLLTLPTGKMLAGLAERYVYVELCEGLMLSFAAENAARMTAMLAASDHVGETLKALTREARIVRQDEITTEIVELAVASAPVPGSASGTDVS, encoded by the coding sequence ATGACCCGCAGGCTCAGTGAAATCGAAGGCCGGATGGCAACCGCGCATCAACTCGATGCGGTGATCGGCGCAATGCGCGGGATCGCAGCGGCGCGCGAGCGCGAGGCGCAGGCGCGGCTCGCCGGAATACGTTCTGTTGCGGCGACGGTTGGCGAGGCGATCGGCAGGGTGCTCGCGGCAACGGAGCATCAAGGTTCCCGCGAATCTCCGCCAGAGCGTTACCTGGCCCCCGTCCTGATCGTGCTCTGTACGGAGCAGGGCTTCGTCGGCGCATTTAATGAGCGGCTGCTGGAGTGCGTCGAAAGCTGGCCGTCGCATGGCACGGCGACGTTGTTCGTGGTCGGCACGCGCGGTGCTGCGCTGGCGGACGAACGAGGGCTCGTGTACGACTGGTCTGTGCCAATGGCCAGTCATGCCGGCGACGTGATGCGTGTGGCCGGGCGCATCAGCGATGCCGTGTTTGCACGGTTCGATGCACACCCTGCGTCGGCGATATGGCTGATACACGCGTTGGCGAAGGAGGGGGCGCAGGTGGCCGTCGTGACGAGGCGGCTCGTGCCGTTCGATTTCGACCGCTTCAAGTCTGGGCCACGTCTGCGCTTACCGTTGCTCACGTTGCCGACAGGCAAGATGCTGGCGGGGCTTGCCGAGCGTTACGTCTACGTCGAGCTATGCGAAGGTCTCATGTTGTCTTTTGCTGCAGAAAACGCGGCGCGCATGACAGCGATGCTCGCGGCGAGCGATCACGTCGGCGAGACATTGAAAGCGCTCACCCGCGAGGCTCGCATCGTCCGGCAGGACGAGATCACCACCGAAATCGTCGAACTTGCGGTCGCCTCGGCTCCCGTGCCGGGAAGTGCAAGCGGGACTGACGTGTCATGA
- a CDS encoding F0F1 ATP synthase subunit alpha: MDAFDGTNDGWLACKRSALAAIELETRALAMGRVERIADGIAFVSGLPDLALDELVDIENGVMGYVHSLDVDVASVVMLDNSESVQAGMRVTPRHTVLDVPVGEALLGRVVDPLGRPLDGGEPVRTESRLPVERPAPAIVERDFVSEPLETGVLIVDALFAIGRGQRELIIGDRATGKTSLAIETIVNQKHSDVICVYVAIGQRAMAVQRAIDAIRQYGAPERCVFVVASSASPPGLQWVAPFAGFSIAEFFRDRGQHALIVVDDLTRHAATHRELALLTREPPGREAYPGDIFYLHARLLERAGRLSDGLGGGSLTALPIAETDAGNLSAYIPTNLISITDGQIVLDAGLFAANQRPAVDVGLSVSRVGGKAQYPALRDVAGRLRLDYAQFLELEVFSRFGGLADARVVAQIERGKRIRALFAQPRFSALSAIDQVALLCALADGLFDGVSVEAIARVRQRLATSGALHRLTGGAHDADALPAPLDDVLRQRLIDFMREIVEHAQPGAAGDLIRQEHADDPQAQ, translated from the coding sequence ATGGACGCGTTTGACGGCACGAACGACGGCTGGCTGGCCTGCAAGCGCAGCGCGCTCGCGGCGATCGAACTGGAAACGCGCGCGCTCGCGATGGGTCGCGTGGAGCGCATCGCCGACGGCATCGCGTTCGTGTCTGGTTTGCCCGACCTCGCACTCGACGAGCTGGTCGATATCGAAAATGGCGTGATGGGCTACGTGCACTCGCTGGATGTGGACGTCGCGAGTGTCGTCATGCTCGACAACAGCGAGTCCGTTCAGGCGGGCATGCGTGTGACGCCCCGCCATACCGTGCTCGATGTGCCCGTCGGGGAGGCGCTGCTGGGTCGCGTGGTGGATCCGCTGGGGCGGCCGCTCGACGGCGGCGAACCGGTCAGGACGGAGAGCCGGCTGCCCGTTGAGCGTCCGGCGCCCGCTATCGTTGAGCGGGACTTCGTCAGTGAGCCGCTCGAGACGGGCGTGCTGATCGTCGATGCGTTGTTTGCGATCGGACGCGGGCAGCGCGAGCTGATCATCGGCGACCGGGCCACCGGCAAGACCTCGCTCGCCATCGAGACGATCGTCAATCAGAAACATAGCGACGTGATCTGCGTCTATGTGGCGATCGGTCAACGCGCGATGGCCGTGCAGCGCGCGATCGATGCGATACGGCAATATGGCGCGCCCGAGCGCTGCGTCTTCGTGGTGGCATCGTCGGCTTCGCCGCCCGGATTGCAATGGGTCGCGCCGTTTGCCGGCTTCTCGATAGCGGAGTTCTTTCGGGATCGCGGGCAGCACGCGTTGATCGTTGTCGACGATCTGACCAGACACGCGGCCACGCATCGCGAGCTCGCGCTGCTTACCCGCGAGCCGCCCGGACGCGAAGCCTATCCGGGCGATATCTTCTATCTGCATGCGCGTCTGCTCGAACGTGCGGGCCGGCTGTCGGACGGCCTGGGGGGCGGCTCGCTGACGGCGTTGCCGATTGCCGAAACCGACGCCGGCAATCTGTCCGCCTACATCCCGACGAACCTGATTTCGATCACAGATGGCCAGATCGTGCTCGATGCAGGCCTGTTCGCGGCCAACCAGCGACCCGCCGTCGATGTCGGCCTGAGCGTAAGCCGCGTGGGCGGGAAGGCGCAGTATCCGGCATTGCGCGACGTCGCGGGCCGCTTGCGGCTCGACTACGCGCAGTTTCTCGAACTGGAAGTGTTCAGCCGCTTCGGCGGACTTGCAGACGCCCGCGTGGTCGCGCAGATCGAGCGTGGAAAACGCATTCGTGCGCTGTTCGCACAGCCGCGCTTTAGTGCGCTAAGTGCTATCGATCAGGTCGCGTTGCTCTGCGCGCTGGCGGATGGCCTGTTCGACGGCGTGTCCGTCGAGGCGATCGCACGGGTGCGGCAGCGGCTCGCCACATCGGGAGCCCTTCATCGGCTGACGGGCGGCGCACACGATGCGGACGCGCTCCCGGCGCCGCTCGACGACGTGCTGCGTCAGCGCCTGATCGATTTCATGCGGGAAATCGTCGAGCACGCGCAGCCAGGTGCGGCCGGTGACCTTATCCGTCAGGAGCACGCCGATGACCCGCAGGCTCAGTGA